A single genomic interval of Chloracidobacterium validum harbors:
- a CDS encoding CobW family GTP-binding protein, translating to MATPSLIPTVVISGFLGSGKTTLLLALLHHMRSLGRKAAVLMNEFGDISIDGEILRGEGFSVMELSDGCICCQIGEDFVQAFTEVASRNPEIIFVEATGLADPVDLLDQATAPHLLDRVTIAKMVTVADPKNFTRLSKVLKAIVKRQTQFADVVVISKADEATPKQIADIRAYVEENNPHAPVYLVTNGQVAGDEEFRWLLADVEPAERERRRAAMRASLEALSEADYKAHTDFHSMSCRLLRPLVRSRFEHFMRNLPSDIIRAKGFLRFAGEDGLWVMMYVNGDLYIRPVTLSPSPEEHLVFIGATLDHARLASDLTACEAQRRALAVL from the coding sequence ATGGCGACTCCATCGCTCATTCCCACCGTCGTTATCTCTGGTTTTCTTGGAAGTGGTAAGACAACGCTCCTGCTCGCCCTGTTGCACCACATGCGCAGCTTGGGACGTAAGGCGGCGGTCTTGATGAATGAGTTCGGCGACATCAGCATTGACGGTGAAATCCTTCGCGGCGAAGGCTTCAGCGTCATGGAACTCAGTGACGGGTGCATCTGTTGCCAGATCGGTGAAGATTTCGTCCAGGCTTTTACTGAGGTTGCATCCCGCAACCCGGAGATTATTTTCGTTGAAGCTACGGGATTGGCCGATCCGGTGGACCTTCTGGATCAGGCAACCGCGCCGCATCTGTTGGATCGGGTGACGATTGCCAAAATGGTAACAGTGGCCGACCCAAAAAACTTTACCCGCTTGTCAAAAGTGCTCAAAGCCATCGTCAAGCGCCAAACCCAGTTTGCCGATGTCGTCGTGATTAGCAAAGCGGATGAAGCGACACCGAAGCAGATTGCTGACATTCGAGCATATGTCGAGGAAAACAACCCCCATGCCCCGGTGTATCTGGTGACCAATGGCCAGGTGGCTGGGGATGAAGAATTCCGGTGGCTCCTGGCGGATGTCGAGCCGGCCGAACGTGAGCGGCGGCGGGCTGCCATGCGAGCCAGTCTGGAGGCGTTGAGCGAGGCGGACTACAAAGCGCATACCGACTTTCATTCAATGTCCTGCCGATTGTTGCGGCCGTTGGTGCGGTCTCGCTTCGAGCACTTCATGCGGAATCTGCCGTCAGACATCATTCGAGCCAAGGGGTTTCTCCGGTTTGCGGGAGAAGATGGGCTGTGGGTGATGATGTATGTCAATGGCGACCTCTACATCCGGCCGGTGACCCTTTCTCCGTCACCAGAGGAGCACTTGGTCTTTATCGGTGCTACACTCGACCATGCGCGACTGGCGAGTGACTTGACGGCCTGCGAAGCGCAGCGGCGCGCGCTGGCTGTTTTGTAA
- a CDS encoding tetratricopeptide repeat protein, protein MPGKSRKSKTSPKSEAASLEKLLEKGDSYLEEGDLDGAEAAYAKALTLAPQSPEVLVRLGALLLETERYEEGVDHLREVQRLAPDDVRPLHLLGAFYIEEGEFDLAEEHFLRALRLEPDEALSHYNYGNFLSEAGRLPEAEAAYRRAIELGPDEPLHYLGLGGLLADLEKYDEALKQFQVALDLDPNDPRVYLDLGDLLMAMERVAEAIEAYRESVTIDPGNPLARYGLGAALLASGEAENAARELKDAIVDGLEVPLTFVKLGIALRMAGKMDESREAFQQAYELLEEERTQGGEASDMCYEEIITLLGLGRAAAAREVIEGLHGDDLDAQAVAELRADLKRLANLGVAEANDALRRLTLPPGELIH, encoded by the coding sequence ATGCCTGGTAAATCACGCAAGTCTAAGACCTCTCCCAAATCCGAAGCTGCCTCTCTGGAAAAGCTCTTGGAAAAGGGAGATAGCTATCTTGAAGAAGGCGACTTGGACGGAGCTGAGGCGGCCTATGCCAAAGCGCTGACGCTTGCCCCGCAGTCTCCGGAGGTGCTCGTTCGGCTCGGTGCGTTACTGCTTGAGACGGAGCGGTATGAAGAAGGTGTGGATCACTTACGCGAGGTTCAGCGCCTGGCCCCGGATGACGTGCGTCCACTGCACTTGTTGGGGGCGTTTTATATCGAGGAAGGGGAGTTCGATCTCGCCGAAGAACATTTTTTGCGCGCGCTCAGGCTGGAGCCCGACGAGGCCCTGAGTCACTACAACTATGGCAACTTTTTGTCCGAGGCCGGGCGCCTGCCAGAAGCCGAAGCTGCTTACCGCCGCGCCATCGAACTTGGACCAGACGAGCCGCTGCACTACCTTGGGCTTGGCGGATTGCTGGCTGACCTTGAAAAATACGATGAAGCCCTCAAGCAGTTTCAGGTTGCGCTTGATCTCGACCCCAATGATCCACGTGTTTATCTCGATCTTGGCGACCTGTTGATGGCAATGGAGCGGGTTGCGGAAGCCATCGAAGCGTATCGTGAGTCTGTGACAATTGACCCAGGCAATCCTCTGGCGCGCTATGGCTTGGGCGCGGCTTTGCTGGCGAGTGGTGAGGCTGAAAATGCGGCGCGGGAGTTGAAAGACGCGATTGTGGATGGCTTGGAAGTTCCGCTGACGTTTGTCAAACTCGGCATTGCGCTCCGCATGGCGGGCAAAATGGATGAATCCCGCGAAGCTTTTCAGCAAGCGTACGAGTTACTCGAAGAAGAACGTACCCAGGGCGGAGAGGCAAGTGATATGTGCTACGAGGAAATCATAACGCTTCTGGGGCTTGGGCGGGCAGCGGCGGCCCGAGAAGTCATCGAGGGGCTGCACGGAGATGACCTCGATGCCCAAGCGGTGGCTGAGCTACGCGCGGACCTGAAGCGCCTGGCAAACCTTGGTGTTGCCGAGGCCAATGATGCTCTCCGCCGGCTCACCTTACCACCTGGAGAACTCATTCACTGA
- the rpsR gene encoding 30S ribosomal protein S18 has translation MGRRKKRCPLLEAKIDYIDYKDVKLLERFIGDNKRILPRRLTGVNTTMQRRLARAIKRAKHLALLPYV, from the coding sequence ATGGGGCGTCGCAAAAAACGGTGTCCGCTGCTGGAAGCCAAGATTGACTACATTGACTACAAAGACGTGAAGCTGCTTGAACGGTTTATCGGTGATAACAAGCGCATTCTGCCGCGCCGTTTGACCGGCGTGAACACCACCATGCAGCGCCGACTCGCCCGCGCCATCAAGCGCGCCAAGCATCTGGCACTGCTGCCTTACGTCTAA
- a CDS encoding Gfo/Idh/MocA family protein, with protein sequence MPTVLGIAILGSGRVARARLRELNERYDTRVAVVASRNFDRAYELAFPIAAAATDEWEEAIARRDVDAVMVCSTNPYHAPMVRASIEAGKPVSVDYPLALSLAEAEGLVELAQSRGVVLHVEHIELLSAWFVTLRDALPRLGQLHHLTWHNLSHRAATPEDWTYDRAHGFSLFQQASLPSRIITCVGQATWIEGEETFLGEQGTRFGRRATRLRFGFGKEGVGEIEDILTSEPETGPSAEFQVTGEQGALVGKQHREVWYANPTGNSFEALPVMPRSGLFAQDIAVFLDTIAGQGRPYAALNHVLETLRFADAAERAVKSGQRIVLSPSTA encoded by the coding sequence ATGCCGACCGTGCTTGGCATTGCGATTTTGGGGAGCGGGCGTGTCGCGCGCGCCCGCTTGCGTGAACTCAACGAACGCTACGACACGCGAGTGGCGGTCGTGGCCTCGCGCAACTTTGACCGCGCCTACGAGCTGGCATTTCCCATTGCGGCAGCGGCAACCGATGAGTGGGAAGAGGCGATTGCCCGTCGGGATGTGGATGCGGTCATGGTGTGTTCCACCAACCCGTACCATGCGCCGATGGTCAGGGCTTCCATCGAAGCCGGTAAGCCGGTCAGTGTTGATTACCCGCTCGCGTTGTCATTGGCCGAAGCTGAAGGGCTCGTCGAACTTGCCCAGTCCCGTGGGGTGGTGCTCCACGTCGAACACATCGAGTTGCTCTCCGCCTGGTTCGTCACGCTGCGGGATGCCCTGCCTCGCCTGGGGCAGTTACACCACCTCACGTGGCACAACCTCAGTCACCGCGCAGCCACGCCCGAAGACTGGACCTATGACCGCGCCCACGGCTTTTCACTCTTCCAGCAGGCCAGCCTCCCCAGCCGCATCATCACCTGTGTTGGACAAGCAACGTGGATTGAGGGCGAAGAGACGTTCCTTGGAGAGCAAGGCACGCGCTTCGGACGCCGCGCCACCCGCCTACGCTTTGGGTTTGGCAAGGAGGGCGTGGGTGAGATCGAAGATATTCTCACATCAGAGCCTGAAACCGGACCGTCCGCGGAATTTCAGGTCACTGGCGAACAGGGCGCATTGGTGGGGAAGCAGCATCGTGAGGTCTGGTACGCCAACCCAACGGGCAACAGCTTTGAGGCGCTGCCAGTCATGCCCCGAAGCGGACTCTTCGCACAAGATATTGCCGTCTTTCTCGACACCATTGCCGGGCAGGGGCGGCCATACGCCGCGCTCAACCATGTGCTCGAAACCCTGCGCTTTGCGGATGCGGCTGAACGCGCTGTCAAAAGCGGACAGCGGATTGTCTTGTCGCCCTCTACCGCTTAA
- the acsF gene encoding magnesium-protoporphyrin IX monomethyl ester (oxidative) cyclase yields the protein MIATESVIQDTKAAAADKSLISPRFYVTDYKKMNALRFDHMADAFKAMHKRFADDPNKHFFKRDDDPDFDQDFSKLPASFKEFLIRGCLGEFSGALLYKEIAERIEDPILSDTYRLMARDEGRHSGFIRLAMRDISADLDLQLLQGEKEFVSMHPKIILYTTYLSEVIGYFRYINIYSHLQAHPEHRYHPIFKYFGGWCQDELKHGDFIGLQLEAQKNLYLDGGVNRLLIRFFSLAVYVTMWLRDLKAQDFYASIGMNWREYDLKVIRETNAYAQRVFGLRLDVDHPQFIQILDRMAERYTKMTEREASGAGKLALAPMKAAMGVDYLRLFMMKVRKDAPPPIPDYPVAPIIKGCSVKHGAEPAMA from the coding sequence ATGATTGCTACGGAATCGGTCATTCAAGACACAAAGGCTGCCGCGGCGGACAAGAGCCTGATTAGTCCGCGTTTTTATGTCACCGACTATAAAAAGATGAATGCCCTGCGCTTTGACCACATGGCGGATGCGTTCAAAGCCATGCACAAGCGGTTTGCCGACGACCCGAACAAGCATTTCTTCAAGCGCGATGACGATCCTGACTTCGACCAGGACTTCTCCAAACTTCCGGCATCATTCAAGGAATTTCTCATCCGTGGCTGTTTGGGCGAGTTTTCAGGCGCGTTGCTCTACAAAGAGATCGCCGAACGGATTGAAGACCCCATCCTCAGCGATACCTACCGGTTGATGGCCCGCGATGAAGGACGGCACAGCGGCTTCATCCGCTTGGCCATGCGCGACATCAGCGCAGACCTCGATCTACAGTTACTCCAGGGCGAAAAAGAATTCGTCAGCATGCACCCGAAGATCATTCTCTACACGACGTACCTCTCGGAGGTCATCGGTTATTTCCGCTACATCAACATTTATTCCCACCTCCAGGCGCACCCGGAACACCGCTACCATCCGATTTTCAAGTACTTCGGTGGCTGGTGCCAGGATGAACTCAAGCATGGCGACTTCATCGGTCTTCAGCTCGAAGCGCAGAAGAACCTCTACCTGGATGGCGGCGTCAACCGGCTGCTCATTCGCTTCTTCTCGCTGGCCGTCTATGTGACCATGTGGCTGCGCGACCTCAAGGCGCAGGACTTTTACGCCTCGATTGGCATGAACTGGCGAGAATATGATCTGAAGGTCATCCGCGAAACCAATGCCTACGCCCAGCGCGTCTTTGGACTCCGGCTTGACGTCGATCATCCGCAGTTCATTCAAATTCTGGACCGCATGGCCGAACGCTACACCAAGATGACCGAACGCGAAGCCTCTGGGGCTGGCAAGCTGGCGCTCGCGCCAATGAAGGCTGCCATGGGCGTGGACTACCTGCGGCTTTTCATGATGAAGGTCCGCAAAGACGCTCCGCCACCCATTCCAGACTATCCCGTGGCCCCGATCATCAAAGGTTGTTCGGTCAAGCACGGCGCTGAACCAGCCATGGCTTGA
- the lepB gene encoding signal peptidase I, whose translation MADNTTTTKPEESLETSRPKRSELREFVEMIITTLIMALFGITFVVRSVNVPTGSMNNAIYSGDFLLVNKFIFGYEGGLPLDGFTPHRPIRRGDIVVFKFPQSEDQNYVKRVIGLPGETIEIRGQRVYIDGKELPETRIIAENDLTDGGRLNVLEEYPAEGAQWNVYYRPGSDFEYDDREDEPLAEVPLPSGRYRDYKNEPHYGIGRPFKIPEGCYFAMGDNRDNSLDSRYWGPVPRDHVIGRPLFVYASFDPSPHASLGERLGSFFSKGRWKRLGALVK comes from the coding sequence ATGGCAGACAACACGACCACCACCAAGCCAGAAGAAAGCCTGGAAACGAGCCGACCCAAGCGTTCTGAGCTGCGGGAGTTCGTCGAGATGATCATCACGACGCTGATTATGGCGTTGTTTGGGATTACCTTCGTTGTGCGGTCGGTCAACGTCCCGACCGGCTCGATGAACAATGCGATTTATTCAGGGGACTTTTTACTCGTCAACAAATTCATCTTCGGCTACGAAGGCGGCCTTCCACTGGATGGTTTCACGCCACACCGACCGATTCGGCGTGGCGACATCGTCGTGTTCAAGTTCCCACAAAGCGAGGACCAGAACTACGTCAAGCGCGTCATCGGTCTCCCCGGTGAAACGATAGAGATTCGCGGTCAGCGCGTTTACATTGACGGCAAAGAGTTGCCTGAAACTCGCATCATTGCTGAAAACGATCTGACCGATGGCGGACGCCTGAACGTTCTCGAAGAATATCCGGCCGAGGGAGCGCAGTGGAACGTGTACTACCGCCCCGGCTCAGACTTCGAGTACGACGATCGGGAAGATGAGCCGCTCGCCGAGGTTCCGCTGCCGAGTGGACGCTACCGCGACTACAAAAATGAACCCCACTACGGCATTGGCCGGCCGTTCAAAATTCCCGAAGGCTGCTACTTCGCCATGGGAGACAACCGCGACAACAGCCTGGACAGCCGGTACTGGGGGCCAGTTCCGCGCGACCACGTCATCGGACGCCCGCTGTTCGTCTATGCCTCGTTTGACCCCAGCCCTCACGCTTCCCTGGGTGAACGACTGGGATCGTTTTTTTCCAAGGGACGCTGGAAACGGCTGGGCGCGCTGGTGAAATAG
- the ychF gene encoding redox-regulated ATPase YchF produces MKVGIVGFAGAGKTTVFNALTGLTAEVGGYGAKDRPNLGNIKVPDARVDTLGNIYRTKKRTYAEVAFVDVAGPTEQGGSAGLDAKLVAAMRDVDALAHVVRAFPDPLGTRPSDPSADIAAFDAELILSDLIQVENRLTRLKKEPKATPRERDLFERCKAALEAEQALRTLDFDDEERHLMTGFRFLSLKPQMILLNVPEADISAGVPASVQEAAQGRAIPTTVAMCGQAEMDIAQLAPEEQGDFLRDLGLTAPARDRFIVAAYGLLDLMSFLTAGEDECRAWPIQRGTKAQRAAGKIHSDIERGFIRAEVIAYADFITYGSESKCKEAGKLRLEGKDYVVQDGDIIHFRFNV; encoded by the coding sequence ATGAAAGTGGGCATCGTCGGCTTTGCCGGTGCCGGTAAAACAACGGTTTTCAACGCCCTGACCGGGCTGACGGCAGAAGTCGGCGGCTACGGCGCCAAAGACCGCCCCAACCTGGGGAACATCAAGGTGCCGGACGCCCGCGTGGATACCCTGGGCAACATCTATCGGACGAAGAAACGAACCTACGCCGAAGTGGCATTTGTTGACGTGGCCGGCCCAACGGAACAAGGCGGTTCAGCCGGCCTCGACGCCAAGCTGGTTGCGGCCATGCGCGATGTGGACGCGCTGGCGCACGTCGTTCGGGCGTTTCCCGATCCGCTGGGAACTCGCCCAAGCGATCCGTCCGCCGACATTGCCGCTTTTGACGCGGAACTCATCCTGTCGGATTTGATTCAGGTTGAAAACCGTCTCACGCGGCTCAAAAAAGAACCAAAGGCAACACCGCGTGAACGCGACTTGTTTGAACGGTGCAAAGCCGCGCTCGAAGCCGAGCAAGCGTTGCGAACGCTTGACTTTGATGACGAAGAACGGCACTTGATGACCGGATTTCGTTTTCTTTCGCTCAAACCGCAGATGATTTTGCTCAACGTACCCGAAGCCGACATCAGCGCCGGCGTGCCGGCATCCGTCCAGGAAGCTGCCCAGGGACGCGCCATTCCGACGACCGTCGCCATGTGTGGGCAGGCCGAGATGGATATTGCCCAGCTTGCGCCGGAAGAACAGGGGGACTTCCTCCGGGACTTGGGGCTAACCGCTCCAGCGCGTGACCGCTTTATCGTCGCGGCCTATGGGTTGCTCGACCTGATGAGCTTTCTCACTGCCGGAGAAGATGAGTGTCGGGCCTGGCCCATCCAACGGGGCACGAAAGCCCAGCGCGCGGCAGGTAAAATTCACTCCGACATCGAACGCGGCTTCATTCGGGCCGAAGTCATTGCTTATGCGGACTTCATCACCTACGGGTCTGAGTCCAAGTGCAAGGAAGCTGGCAAGCTCCGGCTCGAAGGCAAGGACTACGTCGTTCAGGATGGAGACATCATTCATTTTCGCTTCAACGTCTGA
- a CDS encoding c-type cytochrome has product MLRSACHLTVLALFSLVTLTGDRLATGWRGIRVTSVSDEATSKRLARGKRLYLGAGACVACHGTDGRPTVPDAPDFTDTAWQRKHTDADIAQAIANGKGTMPAFKGSAADVEALTAYVRSFAK; this is encoded by the coding sequence ATGCTTCGATCAGCCTGCCACTTGACAGTCCTAGCACTCTTCAGTCTCGTGACACTCACCGGCGACAGGTTGGCAACAGGGTGGCGCGGCATTCGGGTCACATCGGTTTCGGATGAAGCCACATCCAAGCGGTTGGCGCGGGGCAAGCGGCTCTACCTAGGGGCCGGGGCGTGCGTGGCTTGTCACGGTACCGATGGGCGACCGACAGTTCCCGACGCGCCGGACTTCACCGATACCGCCTGGCAGCGCAAGCACACGGACGCTGACATTGCCCAAGCCATTGCCAACGGCAAAGGCACGATGCCGGCCTTCAAAGGCTCGGCGGCCGATGTTGAGGCACTCACGGCTTATGTTCGCTCATTTGCCAAGTGA
- a CDS encoding c-type cytochrome, whose protein sequence is MPNFKRFLTLCSVAVAGALAACVVKDNVPPPPPMKPKEEQVKTVEPTKPATETSAKAPETTPPAAGTEDPLVAKGRELYNANACAGCHGDKGQGVLPNAPKFTDAAWQQKEKDEEIVASLKGAKAAQGMPAFKGGAGTDEEHKALVAYVRFLGKSAGK, encoded by the coding sequence ATGCCGAACTTCAAGCGATTCCTGACCCTTTGCTCCGTTGCGGTAGCCGGCGCCTTGGCCGCCTGTGTCGTCAAAGACAATGTTCCGCCGCCGCCGCCGATGAAGCCTAAAGAGGAACAAGTCAAGACGGTAGAACCAACCAAACCCGCCACAGAAACAAGCGCCAAAGCGCCAGAAACCACGCCACCGGCGGCGGGCACCGAAGACCCGCTCGTGGCGAAGGGGCGTGAGCTTTACAATGCCAACGCCTGTGCTGGCTGCCACGGTGACAAAGGCCAGGGCGTTCTTCCAAACGCTCCCAAGTTCACTGACGCGGCATGGCAGCAAAAGGAAAAGGACGAAGAAATTGTTGCATCCCTCAAGGGAGCCAAAGCTGCTCAAGGCATGCCAGCGTTCAAAGGGGGCGCTGGGACGGATGAGGAACACAAGGCACTGGTAGCCTACGTTCGCTTTCTCGGCAAGTCTGCCGGCAAGTAG
- a CDS encoding glycine--tRNA ligase, with the protein MATVDIGTIVSLCKRRGFIFPSSEIYGGLGSTWDYGPLGVELKNNVKRAWWKSIVYDRDDIEGMDGAILMNRLVWKYSGHEATFSDPLVDCRECKGRFRADKTYELDCPRHKRKVIECQSNLTEPRAFNLMFKTQVGPVEEEAALAYLRPETAQSMFVNFKNIVDSRWRKVPFGIAQIGKAFRNEIVPGNFTFRTREFEQMEIEFFCKPGTDEDWHAHWIEERHNWYLRYGLRAENLRRYVQQPDELAHYARACTDLQYRFFPDREDQEKQWDELEGIANRTDYDLSVHSKGKQEKWGIHNEHATQSLVYRDPVTNEKFIPYVIEPSAGADRATLAFLMDAYSEKPGTDGEPRVVLKLHPALAPIKVAVLPLARNKSELVEKAKAIKADLQRHGIRAVYDDTAAIGKLYARQDEIGTPFCVTVDYDTLGIGKPKEAAAAETTPSSAAALTDTVTVRDRDTWEQVRIPVARLREFFAERLTAA; encoded by the coding sequence ATGGCGACGGTTGACATCGGTACGATTGTTTCGCTGTGCAAGCGACGGGGGTTTATCTTTCCTTCAAGCGAAATCTATGGCGGACTTGGTTCGACGTGGGACTATGGGCCACTCGGCGTCGAACTCAAAAACAACGTCAAGCGCGCCTGGTGGAAAAGCATCGTCTATGACCGGGATGACATTGAAGGCATGGACGGGGCCATTCTGATGAACCGGCTCGTTTGGAAGTACTCTGGCCACGAAGCAACCTTTAGCGACCCGCTCGTAGATTGCCGGGAGTGCAAGGGGCGCTTCCGGGCCGATAAAACCTATGAGTTGGACTGCCCGCGCCACAAACGCAAGGTCATCGAATGCCAGTCCAACCTTACCGAGCCACGCGCCTTCAACTTGATGTTCAAAACCCAGGTTGGCCCGGTCGAAGAGGAGGCAGCCCTAGCGTACTTGCGCCCTGAAACAGCGCAGAGCATGTTCGTCAACTTCAAGAACATTGTGGATTCGCGCTGGCGCAAAGTTCCCTTTGGCATTGCCCAAATTGGCAAGGCGTTCCGCAACGAAATTGTGCCGGGTAACTTTACGTTTCGGACGCGCGAGTTTGAGCAGATGGAAATTGAGTTTTTCTGCAAACCCGGCACCGACGAGGACTGGCACGCGCACTGGATTGAAGAACGCCATAACTGGTATCTACGCTATGGCCTGCGGGCTGAAAACCTGCGCCGCTACGTGCAGCAACCGGATGAGCTAGCCCACTATGCCCGCGCCTGCACCGACTTGCAGTACCGGTTTTTCCCTGACCGCGAAGACCAAGAAAAGCAGTGGGATGAACTGGAGGGCATTGCCAACCGGACAGACTATGACCTCAGTGTTCACTCCAAGGGCAAGCAGGAAAAGTGGGGTATCCACAATGAGCACGCCACCCAGAGCCTGGTGTACCGCGACCCGGTGACCAACGAAAAATTCATTCCCTATGTCATCGAACCGTCAGCCGGAGCCGACCGGGCCACGTTGGCGTTTCTGATGGATGCCTACAGTGAAAAACCAGGTACGGACGGCGAACCGCGGGTGGTGCTCAAGCTACATCCGGCGCTCGCGCCGATCAAGGTTGCCGTTTTGCCACTGGCACGCAACAAGTCGGAGCTGGTCGAAAAGGCCAAGGCCATCAAGGCCGATTTGCAGCGCCACGGAATTCGGGCCGTTTATGACGACACGGCAGCGATTGGCAAGCTCTACGCCCGGCAAGATGAGATTGGCACGCCGTTTTGCGTCACAGTAGACTACGACACCCTGGGTATTGGCAAACCCAAGGAGGCTGCGGCCGCCGAGACCACCCCTTCCTCAGCGGCTGCCCTGACGGATACCGTCACCGTGCGCGACCGTGATACGTGGGAGCAGGTGCGCATCCCGGTAGCGCGGCTAAGGGAGTTCTTCGCCGAGCGACTGACAGCCGCCTAA
- a CDS encoding type IV pilus twitching motility protein PilT — protein MSATIESMLKDPRMAGADQLVLQAGKAPTVLNSSGATELSRSPMTPFDIYRLLQPHLPDDKKTALMSQPTTNFRLTVNGAGTFDVSITKEGGGMRVAFVPVGAMEAKPPTPSAPLPPPIQPPRPSGHFNPPQNVTPPRPVPPMTPPRPTPRPMTPPSGTAFSGTVSGKQAPVTPPPTGPHLSNTASAASSSPSPTPTATGQGPAVHLRKRGPLEIDKLFEKQLELKASDMHISASMPPMLRLDGDMVIMQGYEGQPLTAADTERILWELMPDKNREEFNRRHDTDFAYEFGDMARFRCNVFMDRKGMGGVFRVIPSKILTAEMLGLSKEILKLCYLSKGLVLVTGPTGSGKSTTLCALIDFINRNRRDHIITIEDPIEFVHENKQCLINQREVHNHTDSFKDALRAALREDPDIVLVGEMRDLETISIAIETAETGHLVFGTLHTSTAPSTVDRIIDQFPADRQSQIRVMLSESLKGVIAQTLCKKIGGGRVAALETLICDTGIANLIREGKTFQIPSAMQTGKAKGNVTLNDALLDHVKNKRVEAQEAYIKAVDKAGFEGLLKRNNLDVSFLTNLANANA, from the coding sequence ACCACACCTTCCCGACGACAAAAAAACTGCCTTGATGAGTCAGCCGACGACAAACTTTCGGCTGACTGTCAACGGAGCCGGCACGTTTGATGTTTCCATTACGAAAGAAGGCGGGGGCATGAGAGTCGCCTTTGTGCCGGTTGGAGCGATGGAAGCCAAGCCACCGACGCCCAGTGCGCCGCTCCCCCCTCCAATCCAGCCACCGCGGCCATCAGGCCACTTCAACCCGCCCCAAAACGTGACGCCGCCCCGCCCGGTTCCGCCGATGACGCCGCCGCGGCCCACACCCCGACCGATGACCCCACCCTCTGGCACCGCATTCTCGGGGACGGTATCGGGGAAGCAGGCCCCCGTCACACCACCGCCCACCGGCCCGCATCTCTCCAATACAGCCAGCGCAGCGAGTTCTAGTCCGAGTCCTACCCCGACCGCAACCGGGCAGGGTCCAGCCGTCCACCTGCGCAAACGCGGTCCGCTCGAAATTGACAAGCTGTTTGAGAAGCAACTCGAACTCAAGGCGTCTGACATGCACATTTCCGCCTCGATGCCGCCGATGCTGCGCCTCGATGGCGACATGGTTATCATGCAGGGCTACGAGGGGCAGCCGCTCACGGCGGCCGATACGGAACGCATTCTGTGGGAGTTGATGCCCGACAAAAACCGTGAAGAGTTCAATCGCCGCCACGACACCGACTTTGCCTATGAGTTTGGTGACATGGCCCGCTTTCGGTGCAATGTGTTCATGGACCGGAAAGGCATGGGTGGCGTTTTTCGAGTCATCCCAAGCAAAATTCTGACGGCGGAAATGCTGGGGCTATCGAAGGAAATCCTCAAGCTCTGCTACCTCAGCAAGGGACTGGTGCTCGTCACGGGCCCGACCGGGAGTGGTAAATCCACCACTCTGTGCGCGTTGATTGACTTCATCAACCGCAATCGGCGGGACCACATCATCACCATCGAAGACCCCATTGAGTTCGTCCACGAAAACAAACAGTGCCTCATCAATCAGCGCGAAGTCCACAACCATACCGACTCGTTCAAAGACGCTCTACGGGCTGCATTGCGTGAGGACCCGGACATTGTACTGGTCGGTGAAATGCGTGACCTCGAAACCATCTCGATTGCCATTGAAACGGCCGAAACCGGGCACCTCGTGTTTGGAACACTGCATACCTCAACGGCACCCTCAACGGTGGATCGCATTATTGACCAGTTTCCGGCCGACCGGCAGTCACAGATTCGGGTCATGTTGTCTGAATCGCTCAAGGGTGTCATCGCCCAGACACTCTGTAAGAAAATTGGTGGTGGGCGTGTGGCGGCCCTCGAAACACTGATCTGCGACACCGGCATTGCCAACCTCATCCGCGAGGGGAAAACATTCCAGATTCCTTCAGCCATGCAGACTGGGAAGGCTAAAGGCAACGTCACGCTCAATGACGCCCTGCTTGACCATGTCAAGAACAAGCGGGTTGAAGCCCAGGAAGCCTACATCAAGGCCGTAGATAAAGCCGGGTTTGAGGGTCTGCTCAAGCGGAACAACCTGGATGTTAGCTTCCTGACCAACTTGGCTAATGCCAATGCCTGA